A segment of the Micromonospora sediminicola genome:
TGGTTCGTCTCCCGCCGGATCGACCTGCGACCGGAGGACCGGGCCGACGGTGAGATCGCCGACGGCGCCGGTGAGATCGGCTTCTTCAGCCCGGGCAGCTACTGGCCGTTCGGCCTGGCCCTGGCCGCCGCGATCGCCGGCCTCGGGCTCGTGTTCTGGCAGTTCTGGCTGCTGGGCCTGGGCATGGTGGCGGTCGTCTTCGCCACCTGCGGGCTGCTCTTCGAGTACTACTCCGGCACCCGCCGCACCGCCGAGCACTGACCCCCGAACCACCAGTCAGGCCCGCCGCCCCTCCGGGGCAGCGGGCCTGACTGTTCCCCCCTCTGGCGCCGTCGACCATGAAGTTGGCGGCGCGATCCGCCCCTTTCATCCCGGCCAACTTCATGATCGACGGCTCTCCGTGGCGGGTGACGGCGGGGTGGCGTTCGTTGTGGACGACAGGTCGCCGAGGTCTCGGCCGGACACGGGTGGTGGCGCCCGGTGCGGGATGGCCGGGCGATCCCGCACCTCTCGCGCTTGCCCCTCTCGCGCCTGCCTCGCGCTCGTCCAGCGCCGACTCTGGGGCCACCTGTCGGTCCGCCCGATGCCTGCCCTGACCCACCTGTCTGAGGTTGATCAAGGAGTTTGTGTCGCCTGGGGCGTCGTCACCTGACGCCAACTCCTTGATCGCCGGGTGCTGGCGTGGAAGGGGAGTGGGTGGGGGATGGGCCGGGGGCGGTGGGGCCTGGCGGGATGGTGCTGGATGGTGGCGCGGTGGGACGGGCGTGGGTGCCTGCCTGGCGGGGGTCGGCTGCCGCCACGGGTCTGCCCGCCCGGCTCGGCCCAGGGGCCCAGCTTGGCCCAGCTTGGCCCAGCTTGGCCCGGCCCGGCCCGGCCCGGCCCGGCCCGGCCCGGCCCGGCTCGGCTCGGCCCGGCTCGGTTCGGCTCGGTTCGGCTCGGCCCGGCTCGGCTGGGCTCGGCTCTGCCCGGCCCGGCCCGGACGGGCCGAGACCGGCCTTGCCTGGCCCTGCCGGCGCCCCGCTCAGTCCTGCCCTACCCGGCGCGGTGGGGCAGTGGCCGAGGGCGGGGCCGCGGTCGGCTGGCGGGTGGGAGGGCTGTGACGTCGGTGCGCTGGTCGCCGCTGGCCGGCGGCGCGGACCTTTCGGTGGTGGCTCGTCCTCGCGAGGTCCGACCGGCGGACGAGAAGAAGATCGGCCTTGCGGCGGAGTGGGTCAGGCGGCGTGCCGGTGGGTGGCGCGTCGGGCCGGGCGGCGGGACGGGCGCAACGCGTGCGTGGCGATCAGGATCGCCGTGCCGCAGCCGGTGCAGATCAGCTCGGGGCAGTCGACGCCGTGCCCGTCGCCGCAGGGCGGCGCCTCGAACAGCACGACGCCCTCACAGGTGTCGCAGGGCAACTCGCGGGCGGACACGGGCGTCTCCTCTCGGTCCGGTGCCGGTCGAAGCGGGGAAGCCATCGCCCGAAAACGGAAAATTACTCCCGTGTAGCTTGGCACGCGGGTATGACAGACACCCGTTCAGGCGGTGCGGGCGACCTCCAGCCAGCGGTCCAACGCGGCAGCGGCGGAGCCCGAGTCCACCGACTCGGCGGCCCGGACCAGGTTGGCCCGCAGCGCCTCGTGCAGGTCGCCGTCGAGCGGGCCCTGGGTGGACAGCGCGACCGCGGCGTTCACCAGCACCGCGTCCCGCACCGGGCCGGTCTCGCCGGCCAGCAGCCGCCGGACCACGTCGGCGTTGTAGACGGCGTCTCCGCCCCGCAGGTCGGCCAGGGTGGCCCGGGGCACCCCGAGTTCCGCGGCGTCCAGCAGGGCCTCCCTGACGGCGCCCTGCTGGGCCACCCAGACCCGGGTCGGCGCGCCGGTGCTGAACTCGTCCAGCCCGTCCTCACCGCGGACCACGATCGCCGAGTCGCCCCGGGCGGCGAAGACGGCCGCCATCACCGGCGCCATCCGCCGGTCGAAGCAGCCGACCGCGCCCGCGCGCGGGCGCGCCGGGTTGGTCAGCGGGCCGAGGAAGTTGAACGCGGTGGGTACGCCGATCTCCCGCCGGACCGGACCGGTGTGGCGCATGCCGGGGTGGAACCGGGCGGCGAAGCAGAAGCCGATGCCGGCCTCGGTGACGCAGCGCGCCACCTGCTCCGGTTCCAGGTCCAGCGGCACGCCGAGCTGCTCCAGCACGTCGGCCGTGCCGCACGAGGAGGAGGCGGCCCGGTTGCCGTGCTTGACCACCCGGACCCCGGCGCCGGCGACCACGAGGGCGGCCATGGTGGAGATGTTGACCGTGTGGGCCAGGTCCCCGCCGGTGCCCACCACGTCCAGCGCGGTGGCGCGCACCTCTTCGGGCAGGCGTACCGGCACGGCCCGGGTGAGCATCGTCTCGACCAGGCCACCCAGCTCGGCCGGGGTCTCACCCTTGGTGCGCAGCGCCACGGCGAACCCGGCGATCTGCGCCGGGGTGGCCGAGCCGGCCATGATCTCGCCCATCGCCCAGGCGGTGTCGGCGGTGGAGAGCTCCTCGCCGCGCAGCAGCGCGTTGAGCAGAAGCGGCCAGGTCCGTTCGCCCATGGCGGGCCTCCCGAGCGGCGTGAGTGAAGCGGTTGGGGGGCGCGCGCCACGGCCGCGTCGCCGTGGCGCCGCGGGGTGGATCAGGCCGCGGCGTGGGTGCGGCGCAGCAGCTCGACCACGGTGCTGCCGGCGGTGACCGGGTCGAGCGGGTGGGTCAGCGTGGCGTCGACCTCGGCGTACGCGGCCAGCCAGCGGTCGGCGGCGCGGGCCAGCACCACGCAGGTCGGCGGCGCGTCGTCGCGGTCGTCCTTGATCTGGCGGGCGATGCCGATGCCGCCGCCCGGGCTCGCCTCGCCGTCGAGCAGCAGCAGGTCGATCTCGTAGTCGTCGACCAGCCGGACGCAGCCGGCGTAGTCGTCGGCCTCGACGAACTCGATCTCGATGCCGGGCGCCGGCCGGGTGCCGACGGCGAGCCGCATCCGGTCCCGGACCTTCGGGTCGTCGCTGTAGAGCAGGACAGTGCAAAGACGATCGCTCATCGTGACGTGGCTCCCACCTCGTAGCTGCCCGCTGATCGTAGCGGGCGTCACATTCGACCCGACGCCCCGCCCGGGCGTGACTCAGGCGCTGGCCTCCGCGGCCTTCTGGCGGGCCTCCTGGCGGTCCAGTTCCCGGTCCAGCCGGCGGGCCTCGCGCTCGGACTGCTTGATCCACTGGACCACCAGCACGGCCAGCATGGTGACGCTGACGAACTCACCGCCGGCCCAGAGCACGCCGCCGGCGACCACCTGGTCCTCCCAGGGGTCGGACCAGGACAGGTTCAGCGACGGGTACCAGTCGCCGCCGAACAGCGTGGTGCTCTGCATGATGGTGAGCCCGAGCACGGTGTGGAACGGCACGGAGAGCACCATGAGCAGCGCCCGGGCCGGGTAGGGCCAGCGGCCGGGCAGCGGGTCCAGGCCGAGCAACGGCCAGAAGAAGACGCAGCCGGTGGCGATGAAGTGCGCGTGCACCAGCTCGTGCGCCCACTCGTGCCGCAGCGTGAACTCGTAGAGGTCGGTGAAGTAGAGCGCGAACGGGTTCACCACGAAGATGGTGAACGCCACCAGCGGGAAGCTGTAGATCCGGGCGATCCGGCTGTGCACGATCGCCAGCAGCCGCTTGCGGGGCCGCACCGGCAGCGTGCGCAGCGCCAGCGTCACCGGGGCGCCGAGGGCCAGGAAGATCGGCGCGATCATCGACAGCACCATGTGCTGCACCATGTGCACCGAGAGCAGGGCGGTGTCGTACGCGCCGAGGCCGGTGAGCGTGACGAGCGCGATGCCGCCGAGGCCGGGGCCGAGGAACGACACCGTGCGGATGACCGGCCAGCGGTCGCCGCGCAGCCGCAACCGGTGCACCCCGTAGAGGTAGAGGCCGGCGGCGAGCACGAGGCCCAGGGTGAGCCAGCTGTCCAGCCGGGTCTCGGTGAGCACCCGGGCGACGGTGAACGGCGGCGGGGCGGCCTCGCCTCCCGCCGCGAGCGTCGCCGGAGCCGCCGAGGTGACGGCGAGGATCTGATCGACGTGCAGCACGCTTTTCAGGGTAGGTCAGGCGAAGCGGACGACCACGATCGGGCCACTGCGGGCACCGGTTTGCCACCCCGCTGATCGTCGGTCCCGGTCAAGGGCAATAATGACCGCGTGACTGCGGCCCCAGCCATTGACAAGAGCCGGATCCACTCCCTGACGCGTCCCAACATGGTCAGCGTCGGGACGATCGTGTGGCTCTCCAGCGAACTCATGTTCTTCGCGGCGCTGTTCGCGATGTACTTCTCGATCCGCGCGGCGGCGCCGGAGCTGTGGGAGAAGCACACCGAGGCCCTCGACGTGCCCTACGCGACCACCTTCACGGTGATCCTGGTGCTCTCCTCGGTGACCTGCCAGCTCGGTGTCTTCGCGGCCGAGAAGGGCGACGTCCACGCCCTGCGTCGGTGGTTCACGATCACCTTCGTGATGGGCCTGATCTTCGTGCTCGGTCAGCTCAACGAGTACCGCCACCTGGTGCACGAGGGCGTCAAGATCAACGAAGACGGTTACGGGTCGATGTTCTACCTCACCACCGGCTTCCACGGTCTGCACGTGACCGGCGGTCTGGTCGCCTTCATCATCTTCATGATCCGCACCACCATGGGTCGGTTCACCCCGGCCCAGGCGACCTCGGCGATCGTCGTGTCCTACTACTGGCACTTCGTCGACGTCGTGTGGATCGGGCTCTACGCCATGATCTACTGGCTTCAGTGATCTTGGCGCGTCACGAACCGCGCCGCTGCTCCGTCCCCTGAGACAAGGTCCAACCGGTTAAGGACACAGGTCATGACTTCTGACAACGACCGCCGACGCGGTCTGCTCGCGCGGCTGCGCGGGCGGCCCGTAGCGCGCAGCAGGGGCCGCCGCCGGCTGGGCGCCGCGGTCCGGCTGGCCGCCGCGCTGATGCTGGCCGGCGGCGCCTACACCGTCTTCGCCCCGGGCGTGCAGGCGCAGGACAACCCGCCGCTGAGCGCCGCCGGCAACGAGGGCAAGGCGCTGTTCGACGTGAGCTGTGTGACCTGTCACGGTCGCAACGCCCAGGGCGTCGAGGGGCGGGGTCCGAGCCTGATCGGCGTCGGATCGGCCTCGGTCGAGTTCCAGGTCAGCAGCGGCCGCATGCCGATGGCCCGGCAGGAGGCCCAGGCGATGCGCAAGCCGCCGGTCTTCACCGACGAGCAGGTGCGCCAGCTGGGCCAGTACATCCAGGAGCTGGGCGGTGGCCCGCAGGTGCCGTCGGGCAACCTGCGTGAGGGCGCCAACATGTCCACCGGTGGCGAGCTGTTCCGGATCAACTGCTCGCAGTGCCACGCCTTCGGCGGTGGCGGCGGCGCGCTCTCCTCCGGCAAGTACGCCCCGAGCCTGAAGCCGGCCAGCGACCGGCAGATCTACGCCGCCATGCTGAGCGGCCCGCAGAACATGCCGGTGTTCGGCGACAACCAGATCACTCCGCAGGAGAAGGCGGACATCATCGCCTACATCCAGGAGACCCTCAAGCACGACCAGGACCAGGGCGGTTTCAACCTGGGCCGGTACGGCCCGTCGACCGAGGGTCTGGCGATCTTCCTGGTCGGCATCGTCGCGCTGGTCTTCGCGAGCCTGTGGATTGCGGGCAAGTCGTGACCCGGCCGAACATCTGTATCATTGCCCTGGTGCCGGCCACCGGCGCCACGCGTAGCGAGGTGACGGCATGAGCACCCACACCGAGCACCAGGCCCAGTCGGGCCCGGAGCCGCTCGACGTGAACGACCCCCGGCTCTCCCGGTTCGACATCGTGCAGGAAGGCGCCCGGCGCGACGACATCGAGATCGTCCACTACGAGGCGCAGGTGGTCCCGGGCAGCAAGGCCGAGCGCCGGCTGACCCGCACGGTCGCCATGATGTTCCTGCTGACCGGCGCCTTCGCCACCGCCTTCCTGGCGATCTACATCTGGTGGCCGTGGCAGTGGGAGGCCGGTCGGGGCGGCGACAAGCTCTACACCCCGCTGCTCGGGCTGACCCTGGGCCTGGCGCTCCTCGGCGTCGGCTTCGGCATCCTGACCTGGGGCAAGAAGCTGCTGCCCAAGGAGGTCTCGATCCAGGACCGGCACGACCAGGTGAACAACCCGGAGGATCGCAAGATCACCGGTGAGACCATGCTCTACCTGGCCGACGAGCTCGGGGTGAAGCGCCGTCCGCTGCTCGGCATCTCGCTGCTCGCCGGTCTCGCGCCGGTCGGCGCGGTGATCGCGGCTCCGCTGGTCGGTGGTCTGATCCAGCAGCCGCACAAGAACAACCAGATGTTCACCACCGGCTTCCAGCCGGCCGAGGGCGGCGAGAAGATCCGGCTGATCCGCGAGGACGGCCGCCCGATCCGCCCCGCGGACGTCAGCGTCGGCGGTCAGCTCACCGTGTTCCCCGGCATCGAGGGTGGCGTCAGCAACAAGCACGCCGACTCGCCGACCCTGCTCATCCACCTGCGCGAGGACGACGCGCAGAAGTCGCGCGAGGCGAACGAGCGCAAGGGTCGCGGCGACTACATGTGGGGCAACTACGTCGCGTTCTCCAAGATCTGCACGCACGCCGGCTGCCCGGCCAGCCTCTACGAGCAGCAGACCAACCGGCTGCTCTGCCCCTGCCACCAGTCGCAGTTCCTCATCACCGACAACGCCAAGCCGATCTTCGGCCCGGCGAACCGGCCGCTGCCGCAGCTGCCGATCGAGGTGGACGAGGAGGGCTTCTTCGTGGCGAGGTCCGACTACACCGAGACCATCGGTCCCGACTTCTGGGAGCGGCCATGAAGCGCCGAAAGTTCGATCGGGCCGCGCTGCCGGCCAAGACCGCCGGGGCGGTTGACGACCGCTTCCAGGTCGCCACGCCGCTGCGCAAGCTGCTGAACAAGGTCTTCCCCGACCACTGGTCGTTCCTGCTCGGCGAGATCGCGCTCTTCTCGTTCGTGGTCCTGCTGCTGACCGGTGTGTTCCTGACCTTCTTCTACGAGCCGGCGATGACCGAGGTGGTCTACGACGGCAGCTACGCCCCGCTGCGTGGCACCCCGATGTCGGCCGCGTACGCCTCCAGCCTGGACCTCTCGTTCGACGTCCGCGGTGGCCTGATCATGCGGCAGATGCACCACTGGGCGGCCCTGCTGTTCATGGCCGCGATCGTGGTGCACATGCTCCGGGTCTTCTTCACCGGCGCGTTCCGCAAGCCGCGTGAGACCAACTGGATCATCGGCTCGCTGCTGTTCTGGGTCGGCTTCCTGGCCGGCTTCACCGGCTACTCGCTGCCGGACGACGGCCTGTCCGGCACCGGTCTGCGGATCGCCTCCGGCATCATCCTGTCGATCCCGGTGATCGGTTCCTGGGTCAGCTCGTCGATCTTCGGCGGGGAGTTCCCCGGCACCATCATCATCAGCCGCTTCTTCATCGCCCACGTGCTGCTCATCCCGGGCCTGCTGGTGGCGCTGATCAGCGTGCACCTGGGCCTGGTGTTCAAGCAGAAGCACACCCAGTGGCCCGGCCCCGGCCGGACCAACGAGAACGTGGTCGGCGAGCGGATGTTCCCGCGCTACGCGCTCAAGCAGGGCGGCTTCTTCATGGTCGTCTTCGGCGTGATCGCGCTGATGGGTGGCCTCTTCCAGATCAACCCGATCTGGTACTTCGGCCCGTACGAGGCGTGGGTCGTCTCGGCGGCCAGCCAGCCCGACTGGTACGTCATGTTCCTCGACGGCTCGACCCGACTCATGCCGGGCTGGGAGATCAGCATCCCGATCGGCGACGGATACGTCATCCCGCCGCTGTTCTGGCCGACGGTCGTGCTCCCGGGCATCCTGGTGGGCCTGTCGACGATGTACCCGTTCCTGGAGGCGCGCCGCCTCAAGGACTACAAGCACCACAACCTGCTCCAGCGGCCCCGGGACGTTCCGGCCCGGACCGCGGTGGGCGCCATGGCCGTCGCCTTCTACATCGTGCTGACGCTCTCCGGCGGCAACGACGTGATCGCCGACAAGTTCCACATCAGCTTGAACGCGATGACCTGGGCCGGCCGGATCGGTCTGCTGGTCGTCCCGCCGCTGGCCTACTACATCACCTACCGGATCTGCCTGGGTCTCCAGCAGCACGACCGGGAGGTGCTGGCCCACGGCGTGGAGACCGGCATCATCCGACGCCTGCCGGACGGCCGGTTCGTCGAGGTCCACCAGCCGCTGACCTCGGCGGACGGCCACGACGGTCACGCGCCGGCGCTGGACTACGTCGGCTGGGTGGTGCCGAAGAAGATGAACCGGCTGGGCGCCCTCGGACCCGCCATCCGGGGCTTCTTCTACCCGATCGAGAAGCCGGCCGAGGCGCCGGTCTCCCCGGGCCACCCGCCGGTCGAGCCCCGACCGGAGCGGGAGGAGATCAGCAGCGGCGAGAGCCGTCGCTGACCCCGCCGCGTACGACTGACCGTGGCGCCCGCCGGACCATCCGGCGGGCGCCACGGCCGTTTCCGGCACTGTCGTCCGGTTGTGCCCGCCGGACGCCCGGCGGCCCCGCTCCGGTGCCCCGCCGCCCCGCGACACGGACGGGTGGAATCGCAGGAATAACCCCGGTCAGCCGGGTATCCGTGCGGTCCGACGTCTCATGGGGGAGGAAGCATGTTGGGAATCAAACGCCTGGGCCTGCTGGCCGCGCTGGTGGTCGTGGGGCTGGCGCCCGCCGCCGCGGCGCAGGCCGCGGCGCAGCCGTCGACGCAGGACACCCAGTATCTGCAGGCGGTGCACCAGGTCAACCTGTTCGAGATCACCGCCGGTAACCTGGCCCAGCAGAAGGGCCAGAACCAGCAGGTCAAGGACCTGGGCAAGATGTTCGTCACGGACCACACCCAGCTGGACCAGACGGTGCAGTCGACCGCCCAGCAGCTGAACGTGCAGCTGCCGGCCGACCCCACCGCCGACCAGCAGAAGGTCCTCGACAAGCTGAACAACCTCAGCGGGGCCGAGTTCGACAAGGCGTGGGTGACCGCCCAGCTGGCCGGCCACGTCCAGGCCATCCAGGCCACCCAGACGGAGATCTCGCAGGGCTCCGAGCAGTCGGTGGTGCAGATCGCCCAGGACGCGCTGCCGGTCCTCCAGGCGCACTACGACGCGTTGGTGGCCCTGGCCCAGACCCTGGGCATCCCGGTTCCGCAGACCAGCGCCAGCGGCACGCCCAGCCCGGGCGGCACCACGTCGCCGGCGCCGGGTGGTGGCGGCACCGAGTCGCCGGCTCCGGGCGGCACCGAGACCGAGGAGCCCGCTCCGGGCACCGAGTCCCCGGCGCCCGCGCAGAGCTGACGCACCGCACGACCCAGGTCGGCCGGCCCGTCCCCACCAGGGGCGGGCCGGCCGCCGCCGGTCTCAGTCGGCGTTGGCCAGCCCGATCGCGAACGCCTCCTCCAGGTCGTGCTGCGAGTAGGCGCGGAACGCGATGTGCGACTCGGTGTTCAGCACGCCGGGCACCTTGGAGATGCTGCCGGCGATGACCTGGGCGATCTGCTCGAACTCCCGGACCCGGACCATGGCGATCAGGTCGACGTGCCCGGCCACCGAGTAGACCTCGCTGACGCCGGGCAGGTTGGCCAGGGTCTCGGCCACCTCGGGGATGGAGTCGGTGGCGCAGTCGATCAGCACGATCGCGGTGATCACGGGACGTTTCTCCGTTCGTCGGCGACGAGGCCCATGCTAGAGCCCGGCGCGGTCACCGCGCGGCCGGGACGGTCAGGTCGGCGCCGGCCCGGACCACGCGATCGAGGCGTTCCCCGGCGGCGACGGTCGCGCCCGGCCAGATCACCGACCGGTCGACCGTGCCGTGGACCCGGGCGCCGGCGCCCACCACCGAGCGGATGACCCGGCCGTCCACGGTGGCGGACGGGTCGACCAGCCCGTCCGGGCCGGCGGCGTGCAGGTTAGCGGCCAGATAGTCGGCCGGCGTGCCGGTGTCGTAGAAGGTGCCCCGGTAGGGGACCACGGTCAGCGCGCCGGCCGCCTCCGCCGGCCGCCACACCGCCCGGACCAGGTCGCCGAACGTGGCCGGCAGGTCCCGGACCATCCGCCAGGGCAGGAGCGAGAAACCGACGAAGCGGTGCCCGTCGAAGGTGCCGGGGGCGGCCGGGTCGTCCGCCGGCTGTCCGAGCAGGCGTACGCTCCGCCCGTCCCAGCCGTCCAGCAGCGCGGCCACGTCCGGGCCCGGTGGGGTTTCCGGGTCGGCCAGGTAGGCGTCGGCGTTGCCGACGAGCACGCCCCGCCCGGCGATCCAGTCCCGCAGCCGTCCCAGCCCGCCGGCGGTGCCCAGCGGGTCGCCGGGCTCGACCGACAGGTGCGCCCGGTCACCCACCCGGGCCACCACCTGGTCGCCCAGGTAGCAGGCGTTCACCGCGACCCGGTCCGGGCCGGTCAGGCCGAGGCCGGCCAACCGTGCCAGGGCCCGGTCGAGCAGCGGCACGTTGCCGACCGGGCAGAGCGCCTTGGGCACCCGCTCGGTGAGCGGGCGCAGCCGGGTGCCCTCACCCGCTGCCAGCACGACCGCGCACACCTCGACCCCGGCCGTCGTCGCTCCGGCCGCCGGTGGGCTCACGCGGCCGGTGGCGTCACCGGCGGGACCTCGCCGGCGCGCGGCCCGATGCCGTAGTAGCCGAGCAGGTTGGCGGTGGCGCGGCTGAGCCGGGGCAGGTCGTCCAGCGGATGCCAGGCGGCCTCGAAGACCTCGGCCCCGTCGACCGCCAGCTCGGTGCGCGACGCCGGCACCTCCGCCTCGAACACCACATCGACCCAGCCCTTGGCGTGCACGACCGCGTTCGGCACGGCCGGCCGGAGCGCGTCGGGGGAGAGGCGGACGCCGGACTCCTCGTACAGTTCCCGGGCGGCGCCGACCACGGGCGCCTCACCGCGTTGCAGCAGACCGGCCGGCAGGGTCCAGCTGTGGCCGGGCGGCTGGCGCAGCAGCAGGATCCGCCCGGCGCCGGTGGCCTCCGTGTCCCGGACCAGGGTGACCGCCCCCACGATGTACTTCGGCACGGCCATCCGCACCAGTCGCCGCCGCAGCGGGACCGGAAGCCGGTAGAAGAGCTGGTAGCCGAGGGCCCGTCCGGTGGCACGCGCGCGGGGGATCATGCGTCCAGGCTAGTGGCCGCCGGGCGGACGCGGGCGAACGACCTTCGCCCTACTGTCGGTGGTCGACCAAATCGATGAGTTGCTGGACCACCGTGTCCGGCTCGACCGTGCGGTCGAAGACCGCCACCAGCAGCGTCTCCAGGTCGGGGTAGCCCAACTCCTCGGAGAGCCGCAGCAGCGGCAGGTCGCTGGCCAGGCCCCGGTTGTGCTTGCGCAGCGCCAGCCCGATGGAGGCGCGGCCGAGGCGGACCTTGTCGGCGATCGAGATGCCCGGCTCGGTGTGCTCGGCGAACCAGCGGTTGATCTGCATCTGGGCGTGCGGGGACTTGACGAAGCCCAGCCACTCCCGGCGCGGGCCGCGCGGGGCCACGTCCACCTCGAAGCCGCTCTCCGCGTCGCTCTCGGTGAAGATCTCCACCACGTCGCCCTCCTCCAGCTCGGAGGAGAGCGGGGCCAACCGGCCGTTGATCCGTGCGGCCAGGCAGTGGTCGCCGCGCTCGGTGCCCAGCTCGTACGCGAGGTCGACCGGGGTGGCCCCGGCCGGCAGCACCACCTGGCGACCGTCGGCGACCACCTGGATCTGCGCCTCGGCCAGGTCGCACCGCAGCGACGCCATGAACTGGGTCGGGTCGACCGTGTCCTGCTCCCAGTCGAGCACCCGGCGCAGCCAGGCCAACTCGTCGGCCCGGTCGGCGGCCCGGCCCGCGGCCCGGGGGAAGCGGTAGTGGGCGGCCACGCCGTACTCCGCGGAGCGGTGCATCTCGCTGGTGCGGATCAGCACCTCCACGGTGCGGTCCTGCGGGCCGCACACACTGGTGTGCAGCGAGCGGTAGAGGTTGTTCTTCGGGGAGGCGATGAAGTCCTTGAACCGGCCCGGCACCGGCCGCCAGAGGCCGTGCACGGCGCCGAGCGCGGCATAGCAGTCGGTCGGCGGGCCGTCCACCACGATCGCGATGCGCGGCAGGTCGTAGGGGGCGGCGTGGTCGCCGGCGACCGTGTCCTTCCAGATCGAGTAGAGGTGTCGCGGCCGGGGGGACACCTCGGCGTCCACCCGGTTGCGGCGCAACGCGGCCCGGGTCCGGGCCACCACGTCGCCCAGGTAGGCGTCCCAGCCCGGCCGGTCGTGCACGAACCGTTCGATCCGCGCGTGCTCGTCGGGTTGGAGGTGCAGCAGCACCACGTCGTCCAGCTCCCGTTTGAGGGTCTGGATGCCCAGCCGGTCGCAGAGCGGGACCAGCACCTCCTGCGTCTTGCGGGCGATCCGCTCCCGCGAGGCGGCCGAGCGGACGCCGAGGGTGCGCATGTTGTGCAGTCGGTCGGCCAGCTTGATGACCAGGACCCGGACGTCCTTGCCGGCCGCCACGATCATCTTGCGGACGGTCTCCGCCTCGGCGGCCTTGCCGTAGAACGCCTTGTCGAACTTGGTCACGCCGTCGACCAGGTGGGCCACCTCGCGGCCGAAGTCCTCCTGGAGCGCCTGGAGCGTGTAGCGGGTGTCCTCGACGGTGTCGTGCAGCAGCGCGGCGACCAGGGTGGTGGTGTCCATGCCGAGGTCGGCGCAGATCTGCGCCACCGCGAGGGGGTGGGTGATGTAGGGCTCGCCGCTCTTGCGGAACTGGCCGCGGTGCATGTTCTCGGCGATCGTGTAGGCCCGGCGCAGCACCGGGGCGTCGGCGCTGGGGTGGATCCCGCGGTGGGTGCGGACCAGGGCGGTGACCGGGTCGCCGTCGGTGGTGGGCCAGGTGAGCAGGGAGCGCAGGCGGCGGGTGAGCGGCAGCTCGCCCTGGGTCGGAAGGGCGCCGCCCAGGGCGGCGCCGTGTCCGGCGTCGACGTCCACCTGGGACACCTCCTCACCCCGACCCTCGACCGCCGGGACCGGCGACCGGGAGCAGGCCC
Coding sequences within it:
- a CDS encoding cytochrome c oxidase subunit 4; this translates as MKTEWKIFLTIATFLLGATVLYGAWTYADSDGHVEWVGTVALLLSFLLCAMCGGFFWFVSRRIDLRPEDRADGEIADGAGEIGFFSPGSYWPFGLALAAAIAGLGLVFWQFWLLGLGMVAVVFATCGLLFEYYSGTRRTAEH
- the trpD gene encoding anthranilate phosphoribosyltransferase encodes the protein MGERTWPLLLNALLRGEELSTADTAWAMGEIMAGSATPAQIAGFAVALRTKGETPAELGGLVETMLTRAVPVRLPEEVRATALDVVGTGGDLAHTVNISTMAALVVAGAGVRVVKHGNRAASSSCGTADVLEQLGVPLDLEPEQVARCVTEAGIGFCFAARFHPGMRHTGPVRREIGVPTAFNFLGPLTNPARPRAGAVGCFDRRMAPVMAAVFAARGDSAIVVRGEDGLDEFSTGAPTRVWVAQQGAVREALLDAAELGVPRATLADLRGGDAVYNADVVRRLLAGETGPVRDAVLVNAAVALSTQGPLDGDLHEALRANLVRAAESVDSGSAAAALDRWLEVARTA
- a CDS encoding cytochrome c oxidase assembly protein; the encoded protein is MLHVDQILAVTSAAPATLAAGGEAAPPPFTVARVLTETRLDSWLTLGLVLAAGLYLYGVHRLRLRGDRWPVIRTVSFLGPGLGGIALVTLTGLGAYDTALLSVHMVQHMVLSMIAPIFLALGAPVTLALRTLPVRPRKRLLAIVHSRIARIYSFPLVAFTIFVVNPFALYFTDLYEFTLRHEWAHELVHAHFIATGCVFFWPLLGLDPLPGRWPYPARALLMVLSVPFHTVLGLTIMQSTTLFGGDWYPSLNLSWSDPWEDQVVAGGVLWAGGEFVSVTMLAVLVVQWIKQSEREARRLDRELDRQEARQKAAEASA
- a CDS encoding aa3-type cytochrome oxidase subunit III — translated: MTAAPAIDKSRIHSLTRPNMVSVGTIVWLSSELMFFAALFAMYFSIRAAAPELWEKHTEALDVPYATTFTVILVLSSVTCQLGVFAAEKGDVHALRRWFTITFVMGLIFVLGQLNEYRHLVHEGVKINEDGYGSMFYLTTGFHGLHVTGGLVAFIIFMIRTTMGRFTPAQATSAIVVSYYWHFVDVVWIGLYAMIYWLQ
- a CDS encoding cytochrome bc1 complex diheme cytochrome c subunit — its product is MTSDNDRRRGLLARLRGRPVARSRGRRRLGAAVRLAAALMLAGGAYTVFAPGVQAQDNPPLSAAGNEGKALFDVSCVTCHGRNAQGVEGRGPSLIGVGSASVEFQVSSGRMPMARQEAQAMRKPPVFTDEQVRQLGQYIQELGGGPQVPSGNLREGANMSTGGELFRINCSQCHAFGGGGGALSSGKYAPSLKPASDRQIYAAMLSGPQNMPVFGDNQITPQEKADIIAYIQETLKHDQDQGGFNLGRYGPSTEGLAIFLVGIVALVFASLWIAGKS
- a CDS encoding cytochrome bc1 complex Rieske iron-sulfur subunit is translated as MSTHTEHQAQSGPEPLDVNDPRLSRFDIVQEGARRDDIEIVHYEAQVVPGSKAERRLTRTVAMMFLLTGAFATAFLAIYIWWPWQWEAGRGGDKLYTPLLGLTLGLALLGVGFGILTWGKKLLPKEVSIQDRHDQVNNPEDRKITGETMLYLADELGVKRRPLLGISLLAGLAPVGAVIAAPLVGGLIQQPHKNNQMFTTGFQPAEGGEKIRLIREDGRPIRPADVSVGGQLTVFPGIEGGVSNKHADSPTLLIHLREDDAQKSREANERKGRGDYMWGNYVAFSKICTHAGCPASLYEQQTNRLLCPCHQSQFLITDNAKPIFGPANRPLPQLPIEVDEEGFFVARSDYTETIGPDFWERP
- a CDS encoding cytochrome bc1 complex cytochrome b subunit — encoded protein: MKRRKFDRAALPAKTAGAVDDRFQVATPLRKLLNKVFPDHWSFLLGEIALFSFVVLLLTGVFLTFFYEPAMTEVVYDGSYAPLRGTPMSAAYASSLDLSFDVRGGLIMRQMHHWAALLFMAAIVVHMLRVFFTGAFRKPRETNWIIGSLLFWVGFLAGFTGYSLPDDGLSGTGLRIASGIILSIPVIGSWVSSSIFGGEFPGTIIISRFFIAHVLLIPGLLVALISVHLGLVFKQKHTQWPGPGRTNENVVGERMFPRYALKQGGFFMVVFGVIALMGGLFQINPIWYFGPYEAWVVSAASQPDWYVMFLDGSTRLMPGWEISIPIGDGYVIPPLFWPTVVLPGILVGLSTMYPFLEARRLKDYKHHNLLQRPRDVPARTAVGAMAVAFYIVLTLSGGNDVIADKFHISLNAMTWAGRIGLLVVPPLAYYITYRICLGLQQHDREVLAHGVETGIIRRLPDGRFVEVHQPLTSADGHDGHAPALDYVGWVVPKKMNRLGALGPAIRGFFYPIEKPAEAPVSPGHPPVEPRPEREEISSGESRR
- a CDS encoding DUF4142 domain-containing protein, translating into MLGIKRLGLLAALVVVGLAPAAAAQAAAQPSTQDTQYLQAVHQVNLFEITAGNLAQQKGQNQQVKDLGKMFVTDHTQLDQTVQSTAQQLNVQLPADPTADQQKVLDKLNNLSGAEFDKAWVTAQLAGHVQAIQATQTEISQGSEQSVVQIAQDALPVLQAHYDALVALAQTLGIPVPQTSASGTPSPGGTTSPAPGGGGTESPAPGGTETEEPAPGTESPAPAQS